One Mycobacteroides abscessus ATCC 19977 genomic window carries:
- a CDS encoding GNAT family N-acetyltransferase, with amino-acid sequence MEPVELQTDRLMLRAVADADAAAIVDACNDPEILHYLPLPVPYTVGDARSFIAASAQEWVAGTRYGFGFFVMDTGELAGTCSLKPVTSGVLEVGYWSAAQHRRKGLTTEAVQRLCQWGFDVLDAHRIEWWAVVGNEGSRAVAEAAGFEMEGLLRQRACRRQEPADWWVGGLLPRPE; translated from the coding sequence ATGGAACCCGTTGAACTGCAGACGGACCGGTTGATGTTGCGGGCCGTTGCCGACGCCGATGCGGCGGCAATTGTTGACGCGTGCAACGATCCAGAGATCCTGCACTATCTGCCGTTACCGGTGCCATACACGGTCGGCGACGCCCGCAGTTTCATCGCCGCGTCGGCGCAGGAATGGGTGGCCGGTACGCGATACGGCTTCGGCTTCTTCGTGATGGACACGGGCGAGTTGGCGGGCACATGTTCGCTGAAGCCCGTCACGTCCGGCGTGCTGGAGGTCGGATACTGGTCCGCGGCGCAACATCGCCGCAAAGGACTGACAACCGAGGCGGTACAGAGGTTGTGCCAGTGGGGATTCGATGTATTGGATGCCCATCGCATCGAGTGGTGGGCCGTCGTCGGCAACGAAGGTTCACGGGCCGTGGCCGAGGCTGCTGGTTTCGAGATGGAAGGGCTGCTACGTCAGCGCGCTTGTCGGCGCCAAGAGCCCGCTGATTGGTGGGTGGGCGGGTTGCTACCGCGGCCCGAATAA
- the fadD8 gene encoding fatty-acid--CoA ligase FadD8 produces the protein MPDPFDPLHGSINSGHLLVSALKRNRDAPALVLGDVTLTGAQMADEISKYIQAFIELVPDPTDGQGMLALNRPEVLLVIGAGQLLGTRRTALHPLGSLDDHAYVLADAKITTLVIDPTPQFVERAAALVAKVPTLTRVLTLGPVPAELAEVGQDLVAAAAGFAARPLTPINLSPDHINGLTYTGGTTGKPKGVIGTSQSILTMTQIQLAEWEWPERPKFLMCTPLSHAGAAFFMPTLMKGGSMVVLPKFDAGAVLAAIEEHQITATMLVPSMIYALLDHPDSRTRDLSSLQTVYYGASAINPVRLAEAIERFGPIFAQYFGQSEAPMVISYLAKGDHDAKRLSSCGRPSAFLRTALLDENDRPVKQGEPGEICVAGPLVAGGYWGLPEQTAETFKNGWLRTGDVAREDEDGFWFIVDRTKDMIVTGGFNVFPREVEDVVAEHPSVAQVGVIGVPDEKWGEAVTAIVVLRSDASSDEEAVALMTSEIQSAVKERKGSVQSPKHVIIADSLPLTALGKLDKKALRQKYATV, from the coding sequence ATGCCTGATCCATTCGACCCGCTGCACGGGTCCATCAACTCCGGGCACCTGCTGGTATCCGCGCTCAAGCGCAATAGGGATGCCCCCGCGTTGGTACTCGGCGACGTGACTCTGACTGGCGCGCAAATGGCCGACGAGATCAGTAAGTACATCCAAGCCTTCATCGAGCTGGTACCCGACCCCACCGACGGGCAGGGCATGTTGGCGCTCAACCGGCCCGAAGTGCTGTTGGTGATCGGTGCCGGGCAGTTGCTCGGCACTCGCCGCACCGCGCTGCATCCGCTCGGTTCGCTCGATGATCACGCCTATGTCTTGGCCGATGCCAAGATCACCACGCTCGTCATTGATCCCACACCGCAATTCGTGGAACGCGCGGCGGCGCTGGTGGCCAAGGTGCCGACGTTGACGCGCGTGCTCACGCTGGGGCCGGTGCCCGCAGAACTGGCCGAGGTGGGCCAGGATCTGGTTGCCGCGGCCGCGGGCTTCGCGGCCAGGCCCTTGACACCGATCAATCTGTCGCCGGACCACATCAACGGTCTCACTTACACGGGCGGGACCACCGGTAAGCCCAAGGGTGTCATCGGTACCTCGCAGTCCATTCTCACCATGACGCAGATCCAGCTGGCCGAATGGGAGTGGCCGGAACGTCCCAAGTTCCTGATGTGCACTCCGCTTTCGCATGCCGGTGCCGCCTTTTTCATGCCCACCTTGATGAAAGGCGGGTCGATGGTGGTGCTACCCAAGTTCGACGCGGGTGCCGTACTGGCCGCGATCGAGGAACACCAGATCACCGCCACCATGCTGGTGCCGTCGATGATCTACGCGCTGTTGGACCACCCGGATTCACGCACCCGCGACCTATCTTCACTGCAGACCGTCTACTACGGTGCCTCGGCCATCAACCCGGTGCGCCTGGCGGAGGCCATCGAGCGATTCGGGCCGATTTTCGCGCAGTACTTCGGTCAGTCCGAGGCGCCCATGGTGATCAGCTATCTGGCCAAGGGCGATCACGATGCCAAGCGGCTGTCCAGCTGTGGCCGACCCTCGGCGTTCCTGCGCACCGCCCTGCTCGATGAGAACGATCGGCCGGTCAAACAGGGTGAGCCGGGCGAGATCTGCGTCGCCGGCCCACTGGTAGCGGGCGGCTACTGGGGTCTGCCCGAACAGACCGCCGAAACATTCAAGAACGGCTGGCTGCGCACCGGAGATGTCGCGCGCGAGGACGAAGACGGCTTCTGGTTCATCGTCGACCGCACCAAGGACATGATCGTCACCGGTGGCTTCAATGTCTTCCCGCGTGAGGTGGAAGACGTTGTCGCTGAGCATCCTTCGGTTGCTCAGGTCGGTGTTATCGGAGTGCCCGACGAGAAGTGGGGCGAAGCGGTGACCGCGATCGTCGTGCTGCGCTCCGACGCGTCATCCGACGAGGAGGCGGTCGCGTTGATGACCTCCGAGATTCAGTCCGCGGTCAAGGAACGCAAGGGTTCGGTGCAGTCGCCCAAGCACGTGATCATCGCCGACTCATTGCCGCTGACCGCGCTGGGCAAGCTGGACAAGAAGGCGCTGCGCCAGAAGTACGCCACGGTCTGA
- a CDS encoding DUF6578 domain-containing protein, producing the protein MRELINTVPVRNESLVYIGISNWEYQCCGRTPEIGQSVDWQICAYPTESGYLLASAAAVDWDEGREIIRFPYGCAGWDPALGDPAHRLVTLWATWHEGQNWPRLLGVVEELYDVSAVSYRDESDCIRCRPSSFQYRSVELATRWPEESSRGELGRRVITGCVVGLRVMSVVEPEDADIQARQEERDRARRTLDLFGPPGVFGAVIPSRGDRVTVDLADPRLSVNDTRGYAGVVTGIAGQVSRAVHSPDGFYTGLLDINSEAPPPDELFVQLLCDREPE; encoded by the coding sequence GTGCGAGAATTGATCAACACAGTTCCCGTTCGGAACGAATCTCTTGTCTATATCGGTATTTCAAACTGGGAGTATCAGTGCTGCGGCCGGACTCCCGAAATAGGCCAGTCTGTCGACTGGCAGATCTGTGCCTATCCGACAGAGAGCGGATACCTATTGGCATCGGCTGCTGCGGTCGATTGGGACGAGGGCCGTGAGATCATCAGGTTCCCGTACGGTTGCGCCGGTTGGGATCCTGCGCTTGGTGATCCCGCCCATAGGCTGGTAACCCTTTGGGCCACATGGCATGAGGGTCAAAACTGGCCGCGTCTGCTGGGGGTTGTTGAGGAGCTGTACGACGTGTCGGCGGTGTCCTACCGGGACGAGTCTGACTGCATACGTTGCAGACCCTCGTCATTCCAGTACAGGTCGGTGGAGCTTGCGACGCGGTGGCCGGAAGAATCATCGAGGGGAGAACTGGGTCGTCGTGTCATCACGGGTTGCGTGGTGGGTCTGCGGGTTATGTCCGTGGTCGAACCGGAGGACGCCGATATTCAAGCGCGCCAGGAAGAGCGAGACCGGGCTCGCAGGACGTTGGACCTATTCGGGCCTCCAGGCGTGTTCGGCGCGGTGATCCCGTCGAGGGGCGATCGGGTGACAGTCGATCTCGCGGACCCTCGGTTGAGCGTGAACGATACGCGTGGCTATGCGGGTGTCGTCACGGGCATTGCCGGGCAGGTAAGTCGCGCGGTGCACTCGCCAGATGGCTTCTACACCGGCCTCCTTGACATCAACTCGGAGGCGCCCCCGCCAGACGAGTTGTTCGTCCAGTTGCTCTGTGACAGAGAGCCCGAGTAG
- a CDS encoding MarR family transcriptional regulator, with product MPASSPPTARVVRIVEMLAAAMQPKTVSEIAASTGISRATATAVVNELEAAGWVARDDELRYRIGASLPRAVDTSMPREAQQLLARIAAEAQAGATISRISAKALTVVAKAQAGRRAVTGFAVGQSIPLAFPAGSAVMPWRAAEECEQWLGTAAGLSARSGQRLLQQVSDCGYVVYRPDHDDTGMVDLLSDLLGSVGSEVMEAALRERLLRQLSRLTSRPYSRDELTSDEVLPISYLAAPIFDGAEARYELQLGPLLPRATRVVRETLIATLMRGARELSVVLGDR from the coding sequence ATGCCGGCCAGCTCACCGCCGACGGCTCGTGTGGTTCGTATCGTCGAAATGCTTGCAGCTGCAATGCAACCCAAAACGGTCAGTGAGATCGCCGCCAGCACGGGCATTTCTCGCGCCACCGCGACTGCCGTGGTGAACGAGCTGGAAGCGGCAGGCTGGGTGGCGCGCGACGACGAGCTTCGCTACCGCATCGGCGCATCATTGCCACGCGCCGTTGACACCAGCATGCCGCGGGAGGCGCAGCAGCTGCTGGCCCGGATTGCCGCGGAGGCACAGGCCGGTGCGACGATCAGCCGCATCAGCGCGAAGGCATTGACCGTGGTAGCCAAGGCGCAGGCGGGCCGCCGCGCTGTCACCGGATTCGCTGTGGGCCAGAGTATTCCGCTGGCATTTCCGGCCGGGTCGGCGGTCATGCCGTGGCGAGCCGCCGAGGAATGCGAGCAATGGCTTGGTACGGCAGCAGGATTGAGTGCGCGGTCCGGTCAGCGGCTCTTGCAGCAGGTGTCGGATTGCGGATACGTGGTTTATCGCCCCGATCACGATGACACCGGGATGGTCGACCTGCTCTCGGATCTACTGGGCTCGGTGGGGTCGGAGGTGATGGAGGCGGCATTGCGCGAACGGCTGCTGCGCCAGCTTTCCCGGCTCACATCGCGTCCCTATTCGCGCGATGAGCTGACGTCCGACGAAGTGCTGCCGATCAGCTATTTGGCTGCACCCATATTTGACGGCGCGGAGGCGCGATACGAACTACAGCTGGGACCGCTTTTGCCGCGGGCGACCCGGGTGGTGCGGGAGACATTGATCGCGACGTTGATGCGCGGCGCTCGTGAGCTTTCGGTAGTGCTGGGAGACCGCTGA
- a CDS encoding PaaI family thioesterase — MITLDQAQQVLDAQPFSRLLGAAITRVDERGIQLSLEIRDELRQQSGFIHGGVLSYLADNAITYACGLGLGADIVTSGYTIEYVAPARDGARLVADASLVSAGRTKALGRCEISVEDHDGTATLVAVAQGTSMVRRSGT; from the coding sequence GTGATTACCCTTGACCAGGCGCAACAAGTTCTCGATGCACAACCCTTCAGCCGTCTATTGGGGGCTGCGATCACCCGGGTCGACGAGCGCGGAATCCAGCTTTCCCTGGAGATCCGCGACGAACTGCGCCAGCAGAGCGGATTCATCCACGGCGGCGTACTGAGCTATCTCGCCGATAACGCCATCACGTACGCCTGCGGTCTCGGACTCGGCGCCGACATCGTGACCAGTGGATACACCATCGAATACGTGGCACCCGCCCGCGACGGCGCACGCCTGGTCGCCGACGCATCCCTGGTAAGTGCCGGGCGCACCAAAGCCCTCGGCCGCTGCGAGATCTCCGTCGAGGACCACGACGGCACGGCCACGCTGGTCGCGGTGGCCCAGGGCACCAGCATGGTCCGTCGCAGTGGGACGTAA
- a CDS encoding AIM24 family protein, whose translation MTTPNSGSWQPDPDGRYEFRWHDGQRWTDQVAHQGSVSTAPLGGAAAQPAAPDQPAGDQFSGISGDLVDGRFSENEAKPISNQNAKLLRVRLGEPFLARQGSMVAYQGSVDFAFEGGGAAKFLKKALTGEGLPLMRCSGQGDVFLAERAFDVHLLNLNNAGLSISGKNVLAFSAGLNWNIERVRGASVVTGGLFNTTLRGTGWVALTTDGPPVVLNAAEAPTFADTNAVVAWSSNLQTQLKTSFKAGALIGRGSGEALQVSFQGRGFVIVQPSEGIPVVTAG comes from the coding sequence ATGACGACTCCGAATTCCGGCAGCTGGCAACCCGACCCCGACGGACGATACGAATTCCGCTGGCACGACGGACAGCGCTGGACGGATCAAGTAGCGCACCAAGGCTCGGTCAGTACGGCCCCGCTGGGAGGTGCAGCGGCTCAGCCCGCAGCACCGGATCAGCCCGCGGGCGACCAATTCTCCGGTATCAGTGGGGATTTGGTGGATGGCCGGTTCAGTGAAAATGAAGCCAAACCGATCTCCAACCAGAACGCGAAGCTGTTGCGCGTCCGCCTCGGAGAACCGTTCTTGGCGCGCCAAGGATCGATGGTGGCGTATCAGGGCAGCGTCGACTTCGCTTTCGAGGGCGGCGGCGCAGCCAAGTTCCTGAAAAAGGCGCTGACCGGCGAGGGCCTTCCGCTCATGCGCTGTTCGGGCCAGGGCGACGTGTTCCTTGCCGAGCGCGCCTTCGATGTGCACCTGCTGAATCTGAACAACGCGGGCCTGTCCATCAGTGGCAAGAATGTGCTGGCCTTTTCCGCGGGCCTGAACTGGAATATCGAGCGAGTCAGGGGCGCCAGCGTGGTGACGGGCGGCCTGTTCAACACCACCTTGCGCGGCACCGGTTGGGTGGCGCTGACCACCGACGGGCCGCCAGTTGTGCTCAATGCCGCCGAGGCACCGACGTTCGCCGACACCAATGCGGTAGTGGCCTGGTCGTCGAACTTGCAGACTCAACTCAAAACCAGCTTCAAGGCCGGCGCTCTCATCGGCCGCGGCTCCGGGGAGGCCCTTCAGGTCTCGTTCCAGGGGCGCGGCTTCGTCATCGTGCAACCGTCCGAGGGCATACCTGTCGTCACTGCGGGCTGA
- a CDS encoding mycobacterial-type methylenetetrahydrofolate reductase: MSMNTVALEMVPPNVDGGLDRAAEELRKLRQFSAEFGIDRRIAHVMIPSMIVEDGDRPLEMKPKLDVVDYWSIIRAELPAVRGLCTQVTSFSDETSLRGRLTDLTDVGMDGVIFVGVPRTMNDGDGAGIPPTDALSKFDDIVQNRGAILIPTRAGEQGRFSFKCDKGANFAMTQLLYSDAVVGFLHEFAHTSDHRPEVLLSFGFVPKLESKIGLIDWLIQDPGNEAVAREQDFVKALAAREPGERRPQLVDLYKRVVDGVGGLGFPLSIHFEAPYGLARPAFETFAEMLEYWSPAVS; encoded by the coding sequence GTGTCGATGAATACCGTTGCGTTGGAGATGGTGCCTCCCAACGTCGATGGCGGCCTCGATAGGGCAGCTGAGGAACTGCGGAAACTGCGGCAGTTCTCCGCCGAGTTCGGGATCGACCGGCGCATAGCGCACGTGATGATTCCCTCGATGATCGTCGAGGACGGCGATCGGCCCCTGGAGATGAAGCCCAAGCTGGATGTCGTCGACTACTGGTCGATTATCCGGGCTGAACTGCCCGCGGTGCGGGGACTGTGCACGCAAGTCACGTCGTTCTCGGACGAGACGTCACTGCGGGGGCGGTTGACGGATTTGACCGATGTCGGAATGGACGGCGTGATCTTCGTTGGCGTGCCACGCACCATGAACGACGGCGATGGCGCGGGCATACCGCCGACCGACGCGCTGTCGAAGTTCGATGACATCGTTCAGAATCGCGGAGCGATCCTGATCCCGACCCGTGCCGGGGAGCAGGGGCGATTCTCATTCAAATGCGACAAGGGCGCGAACTTCGCCATGACTCAGCTGCTGTATTCCGATGCGGTGGTGGGCTTCCTGCATGAGTTCGCGCACACGAGCGATCATCGGCCCGAGGTCTTGCTTTCCTTTGGTTTCGTCCCGAAGCTGGAGTCCAAGATCGGACTCATCGACTGGCTGATCCAAGATCCCGGTAACGAGGCCGTCGCCCGCGAGCAGGACTTCGTCAAGGCGCTGGCGGCGCGGGAACCCGGGGAAAGGCGGCCACAGCTCGTCGACCTCTACAAACGGGTAGTAGACGGGGTCGGGGGTCTGGGCTTTCCGCTGAGCATCCATTTCGAAGCGCCGTACGGTCTCGCCCGGCCGGCCTTTGAGACGTTTGCGGAGATGCTGGAGTACTGGTCACCGGCGGTCTCCTGA
- a CDS encoding LLM class flavin-dependent oxidoreductase: MRFQLLDIVFHLPNPATRALAPAAERLNRVIETAVLAENLGFDSFAVGERHAGDVLSSAPTVLLGAVAAATDRILLSTGVTVLSLLDPVRAAEDFATIDQLSRGRLEIVIGKGNEDRQYPLMGLDIAKQYEYLQENYELLRRLLREEHVDWVGVHRHPLADATTLPRPYDGPFRIWHGSATSTFAVELAAKWGDPIVTANALQPKENYRVLIDRYRELYAHHGHDPAQLYVGAGSGGLYLADTTEQAIAQYRPIYEARLAQMAKLKAHPKAVGKFPSFESIEDAADRGPVLAGSPERVAEKILDWHEAFGHEFQSISLSPEADFEEQKDTLRRFAEEVVPLVRAEVKSTLWGPLDTRRAKGFTAA; this comes from the coding sequence ATGCGCTTCCAGCTACTCGACATTGTCTTCCACCTGCCAAACCCGGCGACAAGGGCGTTGGCGCCGGCTGCGGAGCGGCTGAACAGGGTGATCGAGACCGCGGTGTTGGCCGAGAATTTGGGTTTTGATTCCTTCGCCGTTGGGGAACGACATGCTGGTGACGTGCTTTCCTCGGCGCCCACCGTGCTGCTGGGAGCGGTGGCGGCCGCGACCGACCGGATACTGCTGTCCACCGGCGTGACGGTCTTGTCACTGCTGGATCCCGTGCGCGCGGCCGAGGACTTCGCCACCATCGACCAACTCAGCCGGGGCCGGCTCGAGATAGTGATCGGGAAGGGCAATGAGGATCGTCAGTACCCCTTGATGGGTCTGGATATCGCCAAGCAGTACGAGTACCTACAGGAGAACTACGAGCTCCTCCGGCGGTTGTTGCGTGAGGAGCACGTCGACTGGGTCGGGGTGCACCGGCACCCGCTGGCCGACGCGACCACACTGCCACGACCGTATGACGGACCGTTCCGTATCTGGCATGGCTCGGCGACTTCAACCTTTGCGGTCGAGCTCGCGGCCAAGTGGGGCGACCCGATAGTCACCGCAAATGCCTTGCAGCCCAAGGAGAACTACCGAGTGCTCATCGACAGATATCGTGAGCTGTACGCCCATCACGGGCACGACCCCGCGCAACTGTACGTGGGTGCTGGTTCGGGTGGGCTGTACCTGGCGGACACGACGGAACAGGCCATCGCGCAGTATCGGCCGATCTACGAGGCGCGCCTGGCGCAGATGGCGAAGCTCAAAGCGCATCCCAAGGCCGTCGGTAAGTTTCCTTCCTTTGAATCCATCGAGGATGCCGCGGACCGCGGGCCGGTGCTCGCCGGTTCACCGGAACGGGTGGCCGAGAAGATCCTTGACTGGCATGAGGCGTTTGGACACGAGTTCCAATCGATCTCGTTGAGTCCCGAGGCCGACTTCGAGGAACAGAAGGACACCTTGCGTCGGTTCGCCGAAGAGGTCGTGCCGCTGGTGCGAGCGGAAGTCAAGTCCACGCTGTGGGGCCCGCTCGATACGCGGCGGGCCAAGGGATTTACCGCGGCCTAA
- the metE gene encoding 5-methyltetrahydropteroyltriglutamate--homocysteine S-methyltransferase: protein MTTQPLKATTLGSARIGPRRELKRATESYWAGRISRAELEDVAAGLRRDNWTALAAAGLDSVPVNTFSYYDQVLDTAVLLGALPPRVAGITDDLDRYFAAARGNADVTPLEMTKWFDTNYHYLVPEIGPGTKFELNDAKLFGELKEAQALDIPARPVVVGPVTFLALSKPIDGADAPIERLDEVVTLYEQLLVRLAEAGVAWVQIDEPVLVTDILPNGPELAERVYGRLGTVADRPAILVATYFGDLGAALPALARTPVEAIAVDLVYGSVSTVTAVPELSGKTVVAGVVDGRNIWRTNLESALGSLATLVGSAGAVAVSTSCSTLHVPYSLEPEAQLDDQLRSWLAFGEEKVKEVVVLARALSEGRDAVAAEIAASNAAAESRRTDPRLNNGQIRARLDAILADGVSRGDAAERRRSQDERLRLPTLPTTTIGSFPQTVEIRKARQALTRGEIDDAEYVRQMRAEVANVIALQEKLGLDVLVHGEPERNDMVQYFAEQLDGFFATQNGWVQSYGSRCVRPPILYGDVARRKPMTVEWATYAQSLTQKHVKGMLTGPVTILAWSFVRDDQPLGDTANQIALAIRDETVDLQNAGIAIIQVDEPALRELLPLRNSEKQAYLDWAVGAFRLSTSGVSDATQIHTHLCYSEFGEVIGAIADLDADVTSIEAARSHMEVLDDLNAIGFSNSVGPGVYDIHSPRVPSTEEMATSLREALKAVPARRLWVNPDCGLKTRKVDEVTSSLANLVAAAASVRADA, encoded by the coding sequence ATGACCACTCAACCATTGAAGGCCACCACGCTCGGTTCGGCGCGCATCGGCCCGCGCCGTGAGCTCAAACGGGCTACCGAAAGCTACTGGGCCGGACGCATCAGCCGCGCCGAGCTGGAGGATGTCGCCGCGGGGCTTCGGCGCGACAACTGGACCGCGTTAGCAGCCGCTGGGCTCGACTCGGTTCCAGTGAACACCTTCTCCTACTACGACCAGGTGCTGGACACCGCGGTGCTGCTGGGTGCACTTCCGCCCCGCGTCGCGGGCATCACCGACGACCTCGATCGCTACTTTGCCGCAGCACGCGGCAACGCCGATGTCACGCCGCTGGAAATGACCAAGTGGTTTGACACCAACTATCACTATCTGGTGCCCGAGATCGGGCCCGGCACGAAATTTGAGCTCAACGACGCGAAGTTGTTCGGTGAGCTGAAAGAGGCTCAAGCACTGGACATCCCCGCGCGTCCAGTCGTCGTCGGCCCGGTCACCTTCCTTGCGCTGAGCAAGCCGATTGACGGAGCTGATGCGCCCATCGAGCGTCTCGACGAGGTGGTGACCCTGTACGAACAATTGCTGGTGCGGCTTGCCGAGGCCGGGGTCGCCTGGGTCCAGATCGATGAGCCCGTGCTCGTCACCGACATCCTCCCGAACGGACCCGAGCTGGCCGAGCGGGTGTATGGGCGCCTCGGGACGGTAGCGGATCGCCCCGCGATCCTGGTCGCCACCTACTTCGGTGACCTGGGCGCGGCGCTGCCGGCGTTGGCGCGCACCCCCGTCGAGGCGATCGCCGTCGACCTGGTCTACGGGTCGGTATCGACTGTGACGGCGGTGCCCGAGCTATCCGGGAAGACCGTGGTGGCCGGCGTCGTCGATGGCCGAAACATCTGGCGTACCAACCTCGAATCGGCGCTGGGCAGCCTTGCGACCCTGGTGGGGAGTGCGGGGGCGGTGGCGGTTTCTACGTCCTGCTCGACATTGCATGTGCCCTATTCGCTGGAGCCGGAGGCCCAACTCGACGACCAGTTGCGCAGCTGGCTGGCCTTCGGCGAGGAAAAGGTTAAGGAAGTCGTCGTGCTGGCGCGTGCTCTGAGTGAGGGGCGCGACGCGGTGGCCGCCGAGATCGCGGCCTCCAACGCGGCTGCCGAGTCCCGCAGGACGGACCCGCGTCTGAACAATGGCCAGATCCGTGCACGCTTGGATGCGATTCTGGCGGATGGTGTTTCGCGTGGCGACGCCGCCGAACGCCGTCGTAGTCAGGACGAGCGTCTACGACTGCCCACCCTTCCCACCACGACCATCGGGTCCTTTCCGCAGACCGTCGAGATCCGCAAGGCCCGCCAAGCCCTCACCAGGGGCGAGATCGACGATGCCGAATACGTGCGGCAGATGCGCGCCGAGGTTGCCAATGTCATTGCTCTGCAGGAGAAACTGGGCCTGGACGTGCTGGTGCACGGCGAGCCGGAGCGCAACGACATGGTGCAGTATTTCGCCGAACAGCTGGATGGTTTCTTCGCCACCCAGAACGGTTGGGTGCAGTCGTACGGTAGCCGTTGTGTCCGGCCGCCGATCCTGTATGGCGACGTGGCCCGCCGCAAGCCGATGACCGTCGAGTGGGCCACCTACGCCCAGTCACTGACTCAAAAGCATGTCAAGGGCATGCTGACCGGGCCGGTGACCATCCTCGCGTGGTCGTTCGTGCGCGACGATCAGCCGCTGGGGGACACCGCGAATCAGATCGCCCTGGCAATCCGGGATGAGACGGTGGACCTGCAGAATGCCGGCATCGCCATCATTCAGGTGGATGAACCCGCGCTGCGCGAGCTGCTGCCTCTGCGTAATTCCGAGAAGCAGGCGTACTTGGACTGGGCCGTCGGTGCGTTCCGTCTGTCCACTTCGGGCGTGTCCGATGCGACACAGATCCATACGCACCTGTGCTATTCGGAGTTCGGCGAGGTGATCGGCGCGATCGCTGATCTGGACGCGGATGTCACTTCTATTGAGGCGGCACGTTCGCATATGGAGGTGCTCGACGACCTCAATGCGATCGGGTTCTCCAACAGCGTGGGTCCGGGCGTCTATGACATCCATTCACCGCGTGTGCCATCCACTGAAGAGATGGCGACATCGTTACGTGAAGCGCTGAAGGCTGTTCCGGCTCGGCGTCTCTGGGTCAACCCTGACTGCGGTCTGAAGACCCGCAAGGTAGACGAGGTCACCTCGTCACTGGCCAACCTGGTCGCCGCGGCTGCCTCAGTGCGCGCCGACGCGTAG
- a CDS encoding TetR/AcrR family transcriptional regulator, protein MGRKPQYSADDILDAALGLVAAGGPSAATATAIGRVLGAPSGSIYHRFPSRDELMARLWLRSIARYQDGVLTALALPDADDALAAAIDHAFDWTASNHNEALLLLQYEKADLVAHWPDTLATELKSLNSRVRKTLREYTDRRYGKVTTERIDKVMFALIDMPYAAVRRHLPDKGEPAPWLREFVHTSAHALLARACLNEP, encoded by the coding sequence GTGGGACGTAAGCCGCAGTACAGCGCCGACGACATCCTGGATGCGGCCCTGGGACTGGTGGCTGCCGGTGGTCCGTCCGCAGCCACGGCTACGGCGATCGGACGGGTGCTCGGAGCCCCTTCGGGTTCGATCTACCACCGATTCCCCAGCCGCGACGAACTCATGGCCCGCCTCTGGTTACGTTCAATCGCGCGTTACCAGGACGGCGTACTCACCGCCCTTGCCCTGCCCGACGCCGACGACGCCCTCGCGGCGGCGATCGATCACGCCTTCGATTGGACGGCAAGCAACCACAACGAGGCGCTGCTGCTCCTTCAATACGAGAAGGCGGATTTGGTGGCCCACTGGCCCGACACCCTCGCCACCGAGCTCAAATCGCTGAACTCGCGGGTACGAAAGACTTTGCGCGAGTACACCGATCGCCGGTATGGCAAGGTGACCACCGAGCGGATCGACAAGGTGATGTTCGCGTTGATCGACATGCCCTACGCCGCTGTGCGCCGGCACCTCCCCGACAAGGGCGAGCCGGCACCGTGGCTACGCGAGTTCGTCCACACCAGCGCCCATGCCCTCCTGGCGCGAGCATGCCTAAACGAGCCCTAA
- a CDS encoding VOC family protein, with protein MITELDSVLLDVPNLGEAKDAYSRLFNSSAPHPQLHLGLPRWASHPGMLFRVDDLDCAARTVARRGLALTVHGDLATGESNGVTLGLSGQPPAVPQPDADSCQIDHLVLFSPNRDRIIATLCGRLGFDLRLDRLQSWGVHQLFFRGAGLVVEVVLRDDDPSGPDSLWGIAWRTADIEASHARLSGAGATLGDIRNGHKPGTRVVTVKDPALALPTILIEQR; from the coding sequence ATGATCACCGAACTGGACTCGGTGCTCCTGGACGTTCCAAATCTCGGTGAGGCAAAGGACGCGTACTCACGGCTGTTCAACAGCTCCGCGCCGCACCCCCAGTTACACCTCGGACTCCCGCGATGGGCCTCCCATCCCGGGATGCTGTTTCGCGTGGACGACCTCGACTGCGCGGCCCGGACAGTCGCTCGGCGCGGGCTCGCGCTGACCGTGCACGGAGATCTCGCGACGGGCGAGTCCAACGGAGTGACCCTTGGGCTGAGCGGGCAACCGCCCGCCGTTCCCCAACCGGACGCAGACAGCTGCCAGATAGATCACCTGGTGCTGTTCTCTCCCAACCGCGACAGGATCATCGCGACCTTGTGCGGACGCTTGGGCTTCGATCTACGCTTGGATCGCCTGCAATCGTGGGGAGTACACCAATTGTTCTTCCGGGGCGCGGGCTTGGTGGTTGAGGTGGTGCTGCGCGACGATGACCCGTCCGGCCCGGACTCACTGTGGGGAATCGCCTGGCGCACTGCCGACATCGAAGCCTCACATGCCCGCTTGAGCGGGGCTGGTGCCACGCTCGGTGATATCCGCAATGGTCACAAGCCGGGCACCCGGGTCGTCACGGTCAAAGATCCGGCGCTGGCGTTGCCCACGATCCTGATCGAACAACGCTAG